A stretch of the uncultured Trichococcus sp. genome encodes the following:
- a CDS encoding polysaccharide biosynthesis protein produces the protein MENNRLKQMMKGALLLSLAAFISKILSAVYRVPFQNMVGNTGFYVYQQVYPIYGIGMTFALSGFPVFLSKMIAEIPDSLTRRMLLKRSLVILGVFGFSLFLVIYSFSSQLAQLMGDPDLKPILQSVSWMFLLMPILATLRGYFQGNYRMEPTAVSQVAEQLVRVGAILFAAYLYTKTKGDLYAMGAQAMSGATVGAVLASVLLLAAYYKERQNLCSPLRDQEQEMQQAPAIQWGRLIRRYATEGATICLLSAILVLFQLIDSFTLYNGLLDGGTVSDLAKNVKGIYDRGQPLVQLGMVVGTGFSASFIPMMSQAHAKDRQGEFIRSALSLLRMTSVFSAAAVTGLLAILPNVNNMLFGDREGIAVLSVYILAIFAASVMTAYHSILQSLGQYKISLVALAAGLAVKFIGNLLLVEPLGTMGASIALVAGLVAMLLALWLNSERALREVWFTDRFLLKLTAGCAVLYVTAGALRIGLERYVFADGGRLTDSVIAAVTVCAGVGVFLWYILKVKLFTLREWVSIPFGKKLLRKLPDKTSDLK, from the coding sequence TTCATCAGCAAGATACTCAGCGCGGTGTATCGTGTGCCCTTCCAGAATATGGTGGGAAACACAGGCTTTTACGTCTATCAGCAAGTTTATCCCATCTATGGTATCGGCATGACGTTCGCTTTATCGGGCTTTCCGGTGTTTCTTTCCAAGATGATTGCGGAAATACCGGACAGTTTGACCCGCAGAATGCTGTTGAAGCGCAGTTTGGTCATACTTGGCGTCTTCGGTTTCAGTCTGTTTCTGGTCATCTACAGTTTTTCGAGTCAGCTTGCGCAGCTGATGGGGGACCCGGACTTGAAACCTATTTTGCAGTCGGTATCCTGGATGTTTCTGTTAATGCCGATACTGGCTACATTGCGGGGCTATTTCCAAGGCAACTACCGCATGGAGCCGACCGCGGTATCGCAAGTGGCGGAGCAACTCGTGCGTGTCGGTGCGATTCTTTTTGCGGCGTATCTGTACACGAAAACAAAAGGCGACCTCTATGCGATGGGCGCACAGGCCATGAGCGGAGCGACTGTCGGTGCAGTTCTGGCCAGCGTGCTGCTTTTGGCTGCTTATTACAAAGAGAGGCAAAATCTTTGTTCGCCACTGCGTGATCAGGAGCAGGAAATGCAGCAGGCGCCCGCCATCCAATGGGGACGTCTGATCCGCCGTTATGCGACTGAAGGGGCGACGATTTGCCTCTTGAGTGCTATCTTGGTGCTTTTCCAGCTCATCGATTCATTTACGCTCTACAATGGCTTGCTGGATGGCGGTACAGTCAGTGATTTGGCCAAAAATGTCAAAGGAATCTATGATCGTGGCCAGCCGCTTGTGCAGTTGGGCATGGTGGTGGGGACCGGGTTTTCGGCCAGTTTCATTCCGATGATGAGCCAAGCGCATGCAAAAGATCGCCAAGGTGAATTCATCCGCTCTGCCTTATCGTTGCTGCGGATGACAAGTGTCTTCTCTGCCGCAGCGGTGACGGGCTTGCTGGCTATTTTGCCGAACGTCAACAACATGCTCTTCGGAGACCGTGAAGGCATCGCGGTTTTGTCCGTATATATTTTGGCCATCTTTGCAGCCTCGGTCATGACTGCCTATCATTCCATCCTGCAAAGTCTGGGTCAATACAAGATTTCTTTGGTTGCCTTGGCAGCCGGTCTTGCGGTCAAGTTCATCGGGAATCTGCTGTTGGTGGAACCGTTGGGGACGATGGGAGCAAGCATCGCTTTGGTAGCCGGTTTGGTAGCCATGCTGTTGGCGCTTTGGCTGAACAGCGAACGCGCCCTGCGGGAAGTCTGGTTCACGGATCGCTTCCTCTTGAAACTTACGGCCGGCTGCGCCGTGCTGTATGTTACGGCGGGGGCGCTCCGGATTGGCCTGGAAAGGTACGTCTTCGCGGATGGAGGCAGGCTGACGGATTCCGTGATAGCTGCAGTGACGGTTTGTGCTGGCGTGGGCGTATTCTTATGGTATATTCTAAAAGTGAAGCTCTTTACATTACGGGAGTGGGTAAGTATTCCGTTCGGTAAAAAACTGCTGCGCAAATTGCCGGATAAAACGAGTGACTTAAAATAG
- a CDS encoding MazG nucleotide pyrophosphohydrolase domain-containing protein, which translates to MGKIQIMGLGAGDLEQLPYGVYSRLLAAEFVHLRTKEHPVVENLKAAGVQFESFDDIYESKDNFDDVYRQIADQLLEKAKTQDLIYAVPGHPLVAEDSVKHLLENEAGIEVEIVGGKSFIDDFFQAVAIDPIEGFQLLDGLTFHQDQLSLGNHLIIMQVFNEFVASDVKLKLMEKYPDEHQVALVDAAGTKMQKVTWCPLYEMDRLEGVHNLLSLYVPPLEADERTRSFELTQAYMDAIVEKDVWVQSQTHESLLPYLKEECEEVAEAIQNDDIDNLIEELGDVLLQVFYHASFGEREGFFTMEDILEALNKKLRRRHPHVFDGVKADTIEEIDKMWQAIKAKEKGNSNETR; encoded by the coding sequence ATGGGTAAAATTCAAATAATGGGCCTTGGAGCCGGTGACTTGGAACAACTGCCGTATGGCGTGTACAGCCGATTGCTTGCAGCTGAGTTTGTCCATCTGCGGACCAAAGAACATCCAGTCGTTGAAAATCTGAAGGCTGCAGGCGTGCAGTTTGAAAGTTTTGATGACATATATGAATCGAAGGATAATTTTGATGACGTATACCGTCAGATCGCAGATCAGTTATTGGAAAAAGCAAAAACGCAGGATCTGATTTATGCAGTGCCGGGACACCCGTTGGTTGCGGAGGATTCCGTCAAGCATCTGCTGGAGAACGAGGCGGGGATCGAAGTGGAAATCGTCGGAGGGAAGAGTTTCATCGACGATTTCTTTCAGGCGGTAGCCATCGATCCAATCGAGGGTTTCCAATTGTTGGATGGGTTGACCTTCCACCAGGACCAGCTGAGCTTAGGCAATCACCTGATCATCATGCAAGTCTTCAATGAATTTGTGGCCAGTGATGTAAAATTGAAGCTGATGGAGAAATATCCGGATGAACACCAAGTGGCATTGGTCGATGCGGCAGGGACAAAGATGCAGAAAGTGACCTGGTGCCCGTTGTACGAGATGGACAGGCTTGAAGGCGTACATAACTTGCTTTCCTTGTACGTTCCACCGCTCGAGGCAGATGAACGCACCAGAAGTTTTGAATTGACCCAAGCCTACATGGATGCCATCGTAGAGAAAGATGTTTGGGTGCAATCCCAGACGCACGAAAGTCTGTTGCCGTATCTGAAGGAAGAATGCGAAGAAGTGGCCGAGGCGATCCAGAACGATGATATCGATAATCTGATCGAAGAGTTGGGCGATGTTCTGCTCCAAGTTTTCTATCACGCCTCATTTGGCGAGCGGGAAGGCTTTTTCACGATGGAGGATATCCTGGAAGCATTGAACAAAAAGTTGCGCAGACGCCATCCGCATGTTTTCGATGGGGTGAAAGCTGATACGATTGAGGAAATCGATAAGATGTGGCAAGCGATAAAAGCAAAAGAAAAGGGGAATTCCAATGAGACTAGATAA
- a CDS encoding RNA-binding S4 domain-containing protein — translation MRLDKFLKVSRLIKRRSVAKEVADKGRILINGKQAKSSSTVKVGDEMTLQFGNKTVVVRIDKIVETTKKDEAQEMYTLISETVASRTEENRF, via the coding sequence ATGAGACTAGATAAATTTTTGAAAGTATCCCGCTTGATCAAACGCAGATCAGTCGCCAAAGAAGTGGCGGATAAGGGACGCATCCTGATCAACGGCAAGCAAGCAAAATCGAGTTCAACGGTAAAGGTGGGCGATGAAATGACGCTGCAATTCGGCAATAAAACCGTCGTCGTGCGCATTGATAAAATTGTCGAAACGACCAAAAAGGATGAGGCGCAGGAAATGTATACGCTCATCAGTGAAACTGTTGCATCCAGAACGGAAGAAAATCGCTTCTGA
- a CDS encoding septum formation initiator family protein translates to MKAKTKKQPADNVTVMQNDFTKTQHSQKRIFQREKKAHMRRLSLIFFVGAALILPCLWKTVGNWLEIRNLDEAIAVAKTEKKQAKDENTQLTYEVKLLQDDEYIAKLARGKYYLSKDGEIIFSLPEDNQTKMAEKQQNSADSDS, encoded by the coding sequence GTGAAGGCAAAGACGAAAAAACAGCCGGCTGACAACGTAACCGTGATGCAAAATGATTTTACGAAGACGCAGCATAGTCAAAAACGTATATTTCAGCGGGAAAAGAAAGCTCATATGAGAAGATTGTCCCTGATTTTTTTCGTCGGAGCTGCCCTGATTTTGCCTTGCCTGTGGAAAACAGTGGGAAACTGGCTGGAAATCCGTAATCTGGATGAGGCCATCGCTGTGGCCAAAACAGAGAAAAAACAGGCTAAGGACGAAAATACGCAATTGACCTATGAAGTCAAATTGTTGCAGGATGATGAATACATAGCCAAGTTGGCGCGCGGTAAATATTATTTAAGCAAAGATGGCGAAATCATCTTCAGTCTGCCTGAAGATAATCAGACAAAAATGGCCGAGAAACAACAAAATTCTGCGGATTCGGATTCCTGA
- a CDS encoding S1 domain-containing RNA-binding protein gives MSIEVGNKVSGKVTGITNFGAFIDLGGGKTGLVHISEISDTFVKEIKDVLKVGDEVTVKVMSIADDGKIGLSIRKAVDKPAGEVSRPQRESRPYQKSTTPRPEGSFSKGRKDFSAHQDKGLKNDFDSLMSSFLKDSEDRLTSIKRNTEGKRGGRGGRRG, from the coding sequence ATGTCAATTGAAGTTGGGAATAAAGTATCAGGAAAAGTTACAGGGATTACAAATTTTGGTGCATTCATTGATTTAGGCGGCGGTAAGACAGGATTAGTTCATATTAGTGAAATTTCTGATACTTTTGTAAAGGAAATAAAGGATGTTTTGAAGGTTGGCGATGAAGTGACCGTTAAGGTGATGTCCATTGCAGATGACGGGAAAATCGGCTTATCCATCCGTAAAGCTGTAGACAAGCCAGCAGGGGAAGTTTCCAGACCTCAACGAGAAAGCAGACCGTATCAAAAAAGTACAACTCCTCGTCCGGAAGGTTCTTTTTCCAAAGGTAGAAAAGATTTCTCGGCCCACCAGGATAAAGGTCTTAAAAACGACTTCGATTCGTTGATGAGCAGCTTCTTGAAGGACAGCGAAGACCGTCTGACTTCCATCAAGCGCAATACGGAAGGCAAACGCGGCGGCCGTGGCGGCAGACGTGGATAG